CTCCCGCAGCCGGACCGGCCCGGTGGCGTCCCCGGACCGGGCGGCGTCCCGCAGTTCGCGGGCCACGGCCTGCGCCTCGGCCGCCCAGTCGTCCAACTGGTCGGCGACGGGACCGGCGTTGGCGGTCAGGGTCTGGGCCCACCGCTCGGGGTTGCCGTCCGCGGTCCTGGTGACGTCGCGCAGGTCCTGGCCGGCCAGCCGCACGGCCGACTCGTCGCCGCCCAGCAGGCGCGCGGCGACGAGGCTCGCGACCAGGTGCGGCGCGTGCGAGACGAGGGCGACGGCACGGTCGTGGGCCTCGGGGTCGAGCAGCACCGAGACCGCCCCGCACAGCGCGACCAGTTCCAGCGCGCAGTTCAGGGCGAGGTTCCCGGTGGCCTCGGTGGGGGTGAGCGCCCAGGGCCTGCCGTCGAAGAGGTCGGCCCGGGGCTGCGCGGGGCGCTCTCCGCCGCCGACCACGGGGGCGCCGCTGACCAGCGAGGTCAGGTC
The Streptomyces sp. NBC_01723 genome window above contains:
- a CDS encoding prephenate dehydrogenase, producing MRSVVIVGAGVIGCSVGLALRRHGVTTYLDDADPEAALAGERCGAGFAARPPRQADIAVLAVPPDQVAPVLAEHQKLGTARCYTDVSGVKVRLHREVRAYGCDLTSLVSGAPVVGGGERPAQPRADLFDGRPWALTPTEATGNLALNCALELVALCGAVSVLLDPEAHDRAVALVSHAPHLVASLVAARLLGGDESAVRLAGQDLRDVTRTADGNPERWAQTLTANAGPVADQLDDWAAEAQAVARELRDAARSGDATGPVRLREALRFGVAGRARIREPDTPRP